A region of Nocardioides alkalitolerans DNA encodes the following proteins:
- a CDS encoding SDR family oxidoreductase, translating to MAYFVTGATGFIGRFLVAELLRKREGEIHVLVRGSSLPRLEQLIEEWSTDRVRPVIGALDAEGLGVEAGWIAEHASTIDHFFHLAASYDMAADDATNQRLNLGGTRHALQLAAALDAGCFHQVSSVAAAGDHHGTFAETDADVGQRFTSPYHRTKFESEQIVRTEAAVPWRIYRPAIVVGDSVTGEMDKVDGPYYFFPLIKKVRDTLPAWTPLVGVDLGDTNVVPVDFVAGALDHLAHLPGRDGETFHLVDPEPQPVLEMINAFCGAAGAPQLVGSGAHGRLPLERRLLPRGLRPADLTATVLGSAPAQALLDLTVGRLGIPASVLAHTSFPTVFDARRTTKALAGSGITVPRLESYAATLWSYWEEHLDTSTGRNPANRAALEGKHVVITGASSGIGRVTALKVAQAGGIPVLVARGKEKLDALRRDIERAGGQAHVFPCDLSDLSAIDDLCGALIRELPSVDGVVNNAGRSIRRSLRLSQERFHDFERTMQLNYFGAIRLVIGLIPIMRTGSGGHVVNVSSIGVQTNPPRFSAYVASKAALDSWSNVVASELVGEGITFTSIHMPLVRTPMIAPTKLYDRFPTISPAQAADLVVKALVERPHEINTPLGNAGAIAHTVAPKLAFRVLNMAYHVFPDSAAAKGTAAPGAPAPAGVEAGGTQSEQLMLARLFRGVHW from the coding sequence ATGGCCTACTTCGTCACCGGCGCGACCGGGTTCATCGGGCGGTTCCTCGTCGCCGAGCTCCTCCGCAAGCGCGAGGGCGAGATCCACGTGCTGGTGCGCGGCTCGTCGCTGCCCCGGCTCGAGCAGCTCATCGAGGAGTGGAGCACCGACCGCGTGCGGCCCGTGATCGGTGCCCTGGACGCCGAGGGCCTGGGCGTCGAGGCCGGGTGGATCGCGGAGCACGCGAGCACCATCGACCACTTCTTCCACCTCGCCGCGAGCTACGACATGGCCGCGGACGACGCCACCAACCAGCGGCTCAACCTGGGCGGCACCCGCCACGCGCTCCAGCTCGCGGCCGCGCTCGACGCCGGGTGCTTCCACCAGGTGTCGTCGGTCGCGGCGGCCGGCGACCACCACGGCACGTTCGCCGAGACCGACGCCGACGTCGGGCAGCGCTTCACCTCGCCGTACCACCGCACGAAGTTCGAGTCCGAGCAGATCGTGCGCACGGAGGCGGCCGTGCCGTGGCGCATCTACCGGCCGGCGATCGTCGTCGGCGACTCGGTGACCGGCGAGATGGACAAGGTCGACGGGCCCTACTACTTCTTCCCGCTCATCAAGAAGGTGCGCGACACCCTGCCGGCGTGGACGCCGCTGGTGGGCGTCGACCTCGGGGACACCAACGTCGTGCCGGTCGACTTCGTGGCCGGCGCCCTCGACCACCTCGCGCACCTGCCGGGGCGGGACGGCGAGACGTTCCACCTCGTCGACCCCGAGCCGCAGCCCGTGCTGGAGATGATCAACGCCTTCTGCGGGGCGGCGGGCGCGCCGCAGCTCGTCGGCTCCGGTGCCCACGGTCGGCTGCCGCTCGAGCGCCGCCTGCTCCCCCGAGGTCTGCGCCCGGCCGACCTCACCGCGACGGTCCTCGGCTCCGCCCCGGCCCAGGCGCTGCTCGACCTGACCGTGGGCCGGCTCGGCATACCGGCCTCGGTGCTCGCCCACACGTCCTTCCCCACCGTCTTCGACGCCCGCCGCACGACGAAGGCGCTCGCGGGGTCGGGCATCACCGTTCCGCGCCTGGAGTCCTACGCGGCGACGCTGTGGAGCTACTGGGAGGAGCACCTCGACACCAGCACGGGCCGCAACCCGGCCAACCGCGCGGCCCTCGAGGGCAAGCACGTCGTCATCACCGGCGCGTCCTCGGGCATCGGCCGCGTGACCGCCCTCAAGGTGGCGCAGGCGGGTGGCATCCCCGTGCTCGTGGCCCGCGGCAAGGAGAAGCTCGACGCCCTGCGCCGCGACATCGAGCGCGCCGGCGGACAGGCCCACGTCTTCCCCTGCGACCTCTCCGACCTGTCGGCCATCGACGACCTCTGCGGGGCACTCATCCGGGAGCTGCCGAGCGTGGACGGGGTCGTCAACAACGCCGGACGGTCCATCCGACGCTCGCTGCGGCTCTCGCAGGAGCGCTTCCACGACTTCGAGCGCACGATGCAGCTCAACTACTTCGGCGCGATCCGCCTCGTCATCGGGCTCATCCCCATCATGCGGACGGGGTCCGGGGGCCACGTGGTCAACGTGTCCTCGATCGGCGTGCAGACCAACCCGCCGCGCTTCTCGGCGTACGTCGCGTCCAAGGCCGCGCTGGACTCCTGGAGCAACGTCGTGGCCTCCGAGCTCGTGGGCGAGGGCATCACGTTCACCAGCATCCACATGCCGCTCGTGCGCACGCCGATGATCGCGCCGACGAAGCTCTACGACCGCTTCCCCACCATCTCGCCGGCGCAGGCCGCGGACCTCGTGGTGAAGGCCCTCGTGGAGCGGCCGCACGAGATCAACACGCCGCTCGGCAACGCAGGCGCCATCGCCCACACCGTGGCGCCGAAGCTGGCCTTCCGCGTGCTCAACATGGCCTACCACGTGTTCCCGGACTCGGCCGCGGCCAAGGGCACGGCCGCGCCCGGCGCCCCGGCGCCCGCGGGGGTCGAGGCGGGCGGGACGCAGAGCGAGCAGCTCATGCTTGCGCGCCTCTTCCGCGGCGTGCACTGGTGA
- a CDS encoding NAD(P)-binding domain-containing protein: MRDAIVVGAGRAGLSASHHLRRLGIDHVVLDANPTPGGAWQHRAHSLTMTDVHGVAALPEEPLPDVDPAAPARDVVAAYFADYERRHRLPVVRPVEVVAVRDDDGVLVVEAADGRTWRGRTLVNATGTWRRPFVPHVAGIEEFAGEQLHSAAYDGPEPFAGRTVLVVGGGHSAVQVLGEIAPTARTLWATRREPLWRDPETEPFDGRAAVALVEERVRRGLPPASVVSVTGLQLRPQEREAARLGAYERLPVPERFDADGATWPDGTHRAFDVVLWATGFRPDVAHLAPLHLRGRGGGIELAGTTAVADPRVQLVGYGPSASTIGANRAGRTAAVAVRDLLRSAAA, translated from the coding sequence GTGCGCGACGCGATCGTCGTGGGAGCGGGCCGGGCCGGGCTGTCGGCCTCCCACCACCTGCGTCGTCTCGGCATCGACCACGTCGTGCTCGACGCGAACCCCACGCCCGGGGGAGCCTGGCAGCACCGGGCCCACTCGCTGACGATGACCGACGTCCACGGCGTCGCCGCGCTGCCCGAGGAGCCCCTCCCCGACGTCGATCCCGCGGCCCCGGCCCGCGACGTGGTGGCGGCCTACTTCGCGGACTACGAGAGGCGCCACCGGCTCCCCGTCGTGCGGCCCGTCGAGGTGGTCGCCGTCCGGGACGACGACGGGGTTCTCGTCGTCGAGGCGGCCGACGGCCGCACCTGGCGCGGGCGGACGCTCGTCAACGCGACCGGCACCTGGCGTCGCCCCTTCGTGCCGCACGTCGCCGGGATCGAGGAGTTCGCCGGCGAGCAGCTGCACTCGGCGGCGTACGACGGTCCGGAACCGTTCGCCGGCCGGACCGTGCTGGTCGTCGGGGGCGGGCACTCCGCCGTCCAGGTGCTCGGGGAGATCGCGCCCACCGCCCGCACGCTGTGGGCGACCCGCCGCGAGCCGCTGTGGCGCGATCCCGAGACCGAGCCGTTCGACGGCCGGGCGGCGGTCGCGCTCGTGGAGGAGCGGGTACGCCGCGGGCTGCCCCCCGCGAGCGTCGTCAGCGTCACCGGGCTGCAGCTGCGGCCCCAGGAGCGCGAGGCGGCGCGGCTCGGCGCCTATGAGCGGCTGCCCGTGCCGGAGCGCTTCGACGCGGACGGCGCGACCTGGCCCGACGGCACCCACCGCGCGTTCGACGTCGTGCTGTGGGCCACCGGGTTCCGCCCCGACGTCGCGCACCTGGCACCGCTCCACCTCCGCGGCCGCGGCGGCGGGATCGAGCTGGCCGGCACGACCGCCGTCGCCGACCCGCGGGTGCAGCTCGTGGGCTACGGCCCGTCCGCGAGCACCATCGGCGCGAACCGCGCCGGTCGCACGGCCGCCGTGGCGGTGCGCGACCTCCTGCGGAGCGCCGCGGCCTGA
- a CDS encoding SigE family RNA polymerase sigma factor, protein MERYDEFSDFVASRWARLVRSAVLLGCSPAEAEDVVQTALELCLRKWSLVRGADDRDAYVHRVLINTFTSSRRRRWVGERPTAVLPEEHGPDRADEVDLADAVLRALRTLSTEQRAVVVLRYYAHLSEKQTAEALGVAPGTVKSRLSRALRALAGDPDLVELRGAP, encoded by the coding sequence ATGGAGCGGTACGACGAGTTCAGCGACTTCGTCGCGTCCCGCTGGGCCCGCCTGGTGCGGTCGGCCGTGCTGCTCGGCTGCTCGCCCGCGGAGGCGGAGGACGTCGTGCAGACGGCGCTCGAGCTCTGCCTGCGCAAGTGGTCGCTCGTGCGCGGGGCCGACGACCGCGACGCCTACGTCCACCGCGTGCTCATCAACACCTTCACCTCCTCCCGGCGCCGCCGCTGGGTGGGGGAGCGACCCACCGCCGTGCTGCCCGAGGAGCACGGTCCCGACCGCGCCGACGAGGTCGACCTCGCCGACGCCGTGCTGCGCGCGCTGCGCACCCTGTCCACCGAGCAACGGGCGGTCGTCGTGCTGCGCTACTACGCCCACCTCTCCGAGAAGCAGACCGCCGAGGCCCTCGGCGTCGCTCCCGGCACCGTCAAGAGCCGCCTGTCCCGCGCGTTGCGGGCCCTGGCCGGCGATCCCGATCTCGTCGAGCTGCGAGGTGCACCATGA
- a CDS encoding thymidine kinase — protein sequence MAELHFFTGTMDSGKSTLALQTNHNHASRGRIGRIYTSHDRAGSATISSRLGLSHGATEVTDELDFWQTVVSALTQGARIDYLICDEAQFYTSEQVEQLAKIVDELQIDVFCFGILTDFRTRLFPGAARLVELADRMQVLQVEALCWCGQRATHNARTEDGVMVTEGDQVVVGDVEQTGQPPAEVAYEVLCRQHHRRRLTAARAQAVSLVPEPLPFGE from the coding sequence GTGGCTGAACTGCACTTCTTCACCGGCACCATGGACTCGGGCAAGAGCACCCTCGCCCTGCAGACCAACCACAACCACGCGTCCCGCGGGCGGATCGGGCGGATCTACACCAGCCACGACCGCGCCGGCTCGGCGACGATCTCCTCGCGGCTCGGGCTCTCCCACGGCGCGACCGAGGTGACCGACGAGCTCGACTTCTGGCAGACCGTCGTCAGCGCGCTCACGCAGGGCGCGCGGATCGACTACCTGATCTGCGACGAGGCCCAGTTCTACACCTCCGAGCAGGTCGAGCAGCTCGCCAAGATCGTGGACGAGCTGCAGATCGATGTCTTCTGCTTCGGCATCCTCACCGACTTCCGCACCCGCCTGTTCCCGGGTGCCGCCCGGCTCGTCGAGCTGGCGGACCGCATGCAGGTGCTCCAGGTCGAGGCCCTCTGCTGGTGCGGCCAGCGCGCCACCCACAACGCCCGCACGGAGGACGGCGTCATGGTCACCGAGGGCGACCAGGTCGTCGTCGGGGACGTCGAGCAGACCGGTCAGCCCCCGGCCGAGGTGGCCTACGAGGTGCTCTGCCGCCAGCACCACCGGCGCCGTCTCACCGCCGCCCGCGCCCAGGCCGTCTCGCTCGTCCCGGAGCCGCTGCCCTTCGGCGAGTGA
- a CDS encoding response regulator transcription factor, which translates to MRVLVVDDEVRLARSLKLGLEAEGFAVDVAHDGTDGLWLARENTYDAIVLDLMLPGINGYRVCSTLREERNWTPILMLTAKDGEWDQVEGLDTGADDYLTKPFSFPVLVARLRAVARRGTRERPTVLEAGDLRLDPAARRAWRGDDELSLTSRELSLLGFLMRHAGDVVSKRQVLDSVWDDDFDGDPNIVEVYVRHLRNKIDRPYDRAAIQTVRGAGYRLASDGG; encoded by the coding sequence ATGCGCGTGCTGGTGGTCGACGACGAGGTGCGCCTGGCGCGCTCGCTCAAGCTGGGGCTCGAGGCGGAGGGGTTTGCCGTCGACGTCGCCCACGACGGCACCGACGGGCTCTGGCTCGCGCGGGAGAACACCTACGACGCGATCGTGCTCGACCTCATGCTGCCGGGCATCAACGGCTACCGGGTCTGCTCGACCCTGCGCGAGGAGCGCAACTGGACCCCCATCCTCATGCTGACCGCGAAGGACGGCGAGTGGGATCAGGTCGAGGGGCTCGACACGGGCGCGGACGACTACCTCACCAAGCCGTTCTCCTTCCCCGTGCTCGTGGCCCGGCTGCGCGCCGTCGCGCGCCGCGGCACCCGGGAGCGGCCCACGGTGCTCGAGGCCGGCGACCTGCGTCTCGATCCGGCCGCGCGCCGTGCCTGGCGCGGCGACGACGAGCTGTCGCTGACCTCGCGGGAGCTGTCGCTGCTCGGGTTCCTGATGCGCCACGCCGGGGACGTCGTCTCCAAGCGCCAGGTGCTCGACTCCGTGTGGGACGACGACTTCGACGGCGACCCGAATATCGTCGAGGTCTACGTGCGCCACCTCCGCAACAAGATCGACCGGCCCTACGACCGGGCCGCGATCCAGACGGTGCGGGGCGCCGGCTACCGCCTCGCGAGCGACGGGGGCTGA